A single region of the Lactobacillus xylocopicola genome encodes:
- a CDS encoding Hsp20/alpha crystallin family protein: MANEMMNRHNDIFDAMNDWFDLPKKIFDNNEMAKLMQADVVENDHEYVIKVDLPGMDKDKINLSYNNGILSVSGSRKSFKDMSKDGSLIHRERSEGHISRSFRLPNVAASDIHAKYDNGVLTINLPKQSANESENSIQID; the protein is encoded by the coding sequence ATGGCAAATGAAATGATGAATCGGCACAATGACATTTTTGATGCGATGAATGACTGGTTTGATCTTCCAAAGAAAATTTTTGACAACAATGAAATGGCAAAATTAATGCAGGCAGATGTCGTGGAAAACGACCACGAATACGTTATTAAAGTTGACCTGCCCGGCATGGATAAGGACAAGATTAACCTTAGTTATAACAACGGTATTTTGAGCGTTTCAGGTTCGCGCAAGTCCTTTAAGGACATGTCCAAAGATGGTAGTCTTATCCACCGCGAAAGAAGTGAGGGTCACATCTCCCGTAGCTTCAGGCTCCCAAATGTTGCAGCTAGTGACATCCATGCCAAGTATGACAATGGGGTACTGACCATTAACCTACCAAAACAAAGCGCTAATGAAAGCGAAAACTCGATCCAAATCGACTAG